The genomic window TGCACACACATtcctatgtatatttgtacgCCAGTCTTCACAAAGCCGCTACCGACGCTGCATATTCAAGTAGCGTCgcagatatgtatatggttgGCTTTAGGGAAAACACAAAACGCTCGCTTAAGAAAGACAGTTTTTACATGTTTATTGCGTTGCGTACGTGGTGAAGTTTCTTCAGGGACAAGCCCTCTGCAATGCAGACCGTGGACTTGAGAACCCAGTTTTGGTCAGACACTTTTGTTTGCTATAAAACACACAGCTCACCGTTAACAGTTATCAAAAACATTCGCAAGCTCAACGTGAAGACAGCTCGAGTAGTCagagaaaatcaaaaaacaaaaaacctttCAAAATGTTCAAATACGTAAGTGATCCCGTTAGATTCCTTTGCGAATCActaaaactaacaaaaatatatcTGTGTAACTCTTCTAGGCTGTTGTCATCTTTGCTGTCATCGTCTGCGCTGCCGCCAAACCTCACATCTTGGCCGCTGCTCCGTTGGCTGTGGCCGCTCCGGCACCGATCATCACCGCTACCAGCAGTCAAGTTGTCGCACGCAACCACAATGGCATCGCCTTCGCTCCGGTAGTGGCCTCAGCACCCATTGCACCCATCGCTCCAGTCGCTAAGGTTGTCGCCCCAGTAGCCGCTGCTCCATTGGCCGCACCAATTGCCCCTCTTGCCGCTCCAGCACCTTTGATCGCACGCTATGCTGCCGCTCCCGCACCACTCTTGGCCCGCTACGCTGCCGCTCCCTTCGCTTACCCCGCCCATTTGGCTTCCTACGCTGCCCCTGCTGCCTTCTCCTACGCCCCCGCGTACGCACCAACTCTGCGTTATGCCGCTGCCGCCCCTGCTCCAGTTGTGTGGTAAAACAGCATTACGAACGATATTGTAAAGATAGACTGTTATAGTTTTTAAGCGATTAAAAGATACTATTGAAATATAAACGACTAACTGTTAATTACTTGAAGCCTCTTTGCATTCCATTCTGTGAATGAAGGTATTAATCTTTACGAAATTATTCGATAGTAATCagaaataattagaaaataacGAAAGTTAATGAGCGTTTTACAAGAACTTTCCTAAAGATTCTTCGTTCTACTATTTCTCTATTTTTATCTTACATATTGTATCTGGAAAGGATCTATTAAGTCCCCTCCAAAGTTTGTAGC from Bactrocera tryoni isolate S06 chromosome 5, CSIRO_BtryS06_freeze2, whole genome shotgun sequence includes these protein-coding regions:
- the LOC120778200 gene encoding translation initiation factor IF-2-like, translated to MFKYAVVIFAVIVCAAAKPHILAAAPLAVAAPAPIITATSSQVVARNHNGIAFAPVVASAPIAPIAPVAKVVAPVAAAPLAAPIAPLAAPAPLIARYAAAPAPLLARYAAAPFAYPAHLASYAAPAAFSYAPAYAPTLRYAAAAPAPVVW